Proteins from one Syngnathoides biaculeatus isolate LvHL_M chromosome 8, ASM1980259v1, whole genome shotgun sequence genomic window:
- the LOC133505127 gene encoding LOW QUALITY PROTEIN: galectin-4-like (The sequence of the model RefSeq protein was modified relative to this genomic sequence to represent the inferred CDS: inserted 1 base in 1 codon) — protein sequence MMAFPQYTPFYNPRIPFIGSISGGLQEGKSITISGWVQPAADRFHVNLQRGSKTNADIALHFNPRYDSHPGYIVTNTFQHGRWGTEERKQNSPLATGSXTVSRDSYQMYINGSHLMEYRHRIPFCQVDTISIDGKVDISSIAFTNSMFPGQPAFPAQPNFPPQASFPSHVIYPNQGIFLPSSGFPPQTFPGIYARLGSVPLRGVLS from the exons ATGATGGCTTTTCCTCAGTACACACCATTTTATAATCCG AGAATTCCATTCATTGGGTCCATCAGTGGTGGTCTCCAGGAGGGTAAATCCATCACCATTAGTGGATGGGTCCAACCTGCAGCTGACAG gttcCATGTGAATTTGCAGCGCGGCTCCAAGACAAATGCAGAtattgctctccattttaaccCACGGTATGACAGTCATCCTGGCTATATTGTTACCAATACCTTCCAGCATGGTCGTTGGGGTACTGAagaaaggaagcagaactctcCTTTAGCCACTGGCT GCACAGTCTCCAGGGATTCCTACCAG ATGTACATCAATGGCTCTCACTTAATGGAGTATCGACATCGTATTCCATTTTGCCAAGTGGACACCATCTCAATTGATGGAAAAGTAGACATTTCCTCCATTGCCTTCACAAATTCAATG TTCCCTGGACAGCCAGCATTTCCTGCTCAACCCAACTTTCCTCCTCAGGCCAGCTTTCCTTCACATGTAATATATCCAAACCAGGGAATTTTCCTACCTTCTTCAGGATTTCCCCCACAGACATTTCCTGGAATCTAT
- the LOC133505126 gene encoding uncharacterized protein LOC133505126 — MWFTGPEFLHKPHQPETPRSFELVDPEEDVDVRPQLTTLATSLRENELTSERFQRFSTWESLLRAVSFLIHQIRSHRTNSTVTCKGWHQCNQPRTPEELEAAKIVIIKAAQRDAYPEECVALLENRAIPKSSTILNLDPFVCGLLRIGGRLRHASVNPEVKNPIILPKQSHVTRLLVSHHHAKVKHQGRQFTEGAIRAAGLWIVAGKRLIGSVLHRCVTCCKLRGKLETQKMADLPSERLSSSPPFTYVGLDIFGPWNVISRRTRGGMAQSKRWAILFTCMSTRAVHVEVIESMDTASCINALQRFFALRGPAKQLRSDRGTNFVGASSELCMERADPGQASTLKFLHENGCTWEFNPPHASHMGGVWERMIGITRRILDSMLLQTRHTHLTHEVLCTLLAEVSAIINARPLIPVSSDPTSPMMLTPAMLSTQKPGIPAPPGGFIEKDLFKCQWKQVQALANEFWSRWRDEYLHTLQPRRKWHTPRRNLQVGDIVLLKQSQTHRNEWPMRLVVSTFPSSDGQVRKIEVRTSQDKIKTFLRPISDVVLLLAKENLS; from the coding sequence ATGTGGTTTACAGGGCCAGAATTCCTTCACAAACCACACCAACCAGAAACACCCAGATCCTTTGAGCTGGTGGATCCTGAGGAAGACGTGGATGTGAGGCCTCAGCTGACCACTCTTGCTACTTCGCTCAGAGAAAATGAACTCACTTCAGAACGATTCCAACGGTTCTCGACCTGGGAGTCCTTGCTGAGAGCAGTTTCCTTCTTGATCCATCAGATTCGCTCACACAGGACAAACTCAACAGTTACATGTAAAGGATGGCATCAGTGTAACCAACCTCGCACTCCAGAAGAGTTAGAAGCGGCAAAGATCGTCATAATCAAAGCTGCCCAGAGAGATGCTTATCCAGAAGAGTGTGTCGCACTACTAGAGAACAGGGCCATACCAAAATCCAGCACGATTCTGAATCTCGACCCTTTCGTGTGTGGTCTCCTGCGAATAGGAGGACGTCTGAGACATGCTTCAGTCAATCCTGAGGTCAAAAACCCAATCATTCTCCCGAAACAAAGTCACGTCACAAGATTGCTTGTGAGTCATCACCATGCGAAGGTGAAACACCAAGGACGGCAGTTCACAGAGGGAGCAATTAGGGCTGCTGGTCTGTGGATTGTTGCTGGCAAAAGATTAATAGGCTCAGTTCTTCATCGCTGTGTCACATGCTGCAAGCTCAGAGGAAAACTTGAGACACAAAAGATGGCTGACCTCCCTTCAGAACGTCTGAGCTCATCTCCACCATTCACGTATGTAGGGTTAGATATTTTTGGACCCTGGAATGTGATCAGTCGACGCACAAGAGGCGGAATGGCTCAAAGTAAGCGATGGGCtatactttttacatgtatgagCACCAGGGCTGTACATGTGGAAGTTATAGAGTCCATGGATACTGCCAGTTGTATCAATGCCCTGCAAAGGTTCTTCGCCTTAAGAGGGCCAGCTAAGCAGCTGAGATCGGACAGAGGCACGAACTTTGTGGGAGCCAGCTCTGAGCTGTGTATGGAACGAGCTGATCCAGGTCAAGCCTCCACTCTTAAGTTCCTCCACGAGAATGGTTGTACCTGGGAATTCAATCCCCCACACGCATCCCACATGGGAGGAGTCTGGGAGCGCATGATCGGCATAACCCGAAGAATTCTTGACTCCATGTTGCTGCAAACCAGACATACTCACCTGACCCATGAAGTGCTTTGCACCCTCTTGGCAGAGGTATCTGCTATCATCAACGCAAGGCCTTTGATCCCAGTCTCTTCTGATCCCACTTCTCCAATGATGTTGACCCCTGCTATGCTCTCGACCCAAAAACCGGGGATACCTGCTCCACCTGGAGGCTTCATTGAAAAGGATCTCTTCAAGTGTCAGTGGAAACAAGTGCAAGCATTGGCAAACGAATTCTGGTctcgatggagggatgaatatcTCCACACCCTTCAGCCAAGACGCAAATGGCACACACCACGTCGTAACCTGCAGGTTGGAGACATAGTGCTGCTGAAGCAGAGCCAGACACATCGCAACGAGTGGCCGATGAGGCTTGTCGTCTCCACCTTCCCAAGCAGTGATGGACAGGTCCGCAAAATTGAAGTCAGGACGTCGCAAgacaaaataaagactttcttaAGGCCTATCTCTGATGTTGTCTTGCTCCtggcaaaagaaaatctaaGTTAA